The Geobacter sp. AOG2 genome includes a window with the following:
- a CDS encoding response regulator → MEFLGKTLILCVDDEKNVLRSLERIFLDDDYEILTATSAEEGLRILENNGPFQVVISDYRMPAMDGVEFLKEVYRRWPDTVRIVLSGYADTAAIVSAINEGRIYKFIPKPWNDNELRVTVANALERYALQKRNRELMAELSRANDELEQKVRQRTSELELRNHALTFSQCVLDALPVAVVGIDINGMIVQGSRRAAEIFNSVEGGFFGSDRRAALPDEFNRIIDMLEEEQMVRFDWTDGGKDYDVRCTTFRCFDQPGVAIVLIEKIS, encoded by the coding sequence ATGGAATTTTTGGGAAAAACCCTTATTCTCTGCGTAGATGACGAAAAGAATGTCCTGCGTTCCCTGGAGCGGATCTTCCTCGATGACGACTACGAGATCCTTACCGCCACCTCTGCGGAAGAGGGGCTGCGCATCTTGGAGAACAACGGGCCGTTTCAGGTTGTCATCTCCGACTATCGCATGCCGGCCATGGATGGGGTGGAGTTCCTCAAGGAGGTATACCGTCGCTGGCCCGACACAGTGCGCATTGTTCTGTCCGGCTACGCCGATACCGCGGCTATCGTCTCAGCCATCAATGAGGGACGCATCTACAAGTTCATACCCAAGCCTTGGAACGATAATGAATTGCGGGTTACCGTTGCCAATGCTTTGGAGCGGTATGCCCTGCAGAAACGCAACCGTGAACTCATGGCAGAGTTGTCCCGCGCCAACGATGAACTGGAGCAGAAAGTGCGGCAACGGACCTCCGAGTTGGAACTGAGGAACCACGCCTTGACCTTTTCCCAGTGCGTGCTCGATGCTTTGCCCGTGGCGGTGGTAGGTATCGACATCAACGGAATGATCGTCCAGGGCAGCCGTAGAGCCGCGGAGATTTTCAACTCTGTTGAAGGGGGGTTCTTCGGTAGCGACCGGCGCGCTGCGCTGCCGGACGAATTTAACCGGATAATCGATATGTTGGAAGAGGAACAGATGGTTCGTTTCGATTGGACAGACGGCGGGAAAGACTATGATGTGCGTTGCACGACGTTCCGTTGTTTTGATCAACCCGGAGTAGCCATTGTCCTGATAGAGAAGATATCATGA
- a CDS encoding HD-GYP domain-containing protein has translation MSAVLFVDDEPSILRSVERTFHDTDLRILTADSGEHALEILRHEKVAVVVSDNRMPGMSGIDLLTRVRTISPDTVRIMITAFADLQTAISAINSSEVFRFVTKPWDNDDLIAVINEGLARYNVVRELREGDESRYLPIAQAIELKDPYTRGHCDRVANYAVSLAEALGLPETIIREIRFGGWLHDCGKIGVPEAILNYGERLPVDQFELVKQHPLWGSEVARQARMSETIINIILHHHERYDGSGYPSGLREDHIPLEARIVTIADVFDALSTDRPYRKAYEGTYILSIMREFTGSFFDPRLMEVFMPIAEKVCAL, from the coding sequence ATGAGCGCGGTACTTTTTGTTGACGATGAACCGTCGATCCTGCGGTCGGTAGAGAGAACATTCCATGATACAGACTTGCGCATCCTGACCGCCGATTCGGGAGAGCATGCACTGGAGATTCTGAGGCATGAGAAAGTAGCGGTGGTGGTTTCCGACAACAGGATGCCAGGAATGAGCGGCATCGATCTCCTTACCAGGGTCCGAACCATCTCCCCTGACACGGTGCGTATCATGATTACAGCCTTCGCCGACCTGCAAACGGCCATTTCTGCGATCAACTCCAGCGAGGTTTTTCGTTTCGTAACCAAACCTTGGGACAACGACGATCTGATCGCGGTGATTAATGAAGGGCTGGCACGCTACAATGTCGTCAGAGAGTTGCGGGAAGGGGACGAATCCCGCTATCTCCCGATTGCCCAGGCTATTGAACTCAAGGATCCTTACACGCGTGGGCATTGCGACCGGGTTGCGAATTATGCCGTCAGTCTGGCAGAGGCGTTGGGCCTTCCCGAAACGATTATTCGTGAAATCAGATTCGGCGGTTGGCTGCATGATTGCGGCAAAATAGGTGTCCCCGAGGCAATCCTCAATTACGGGGAGCGACTGCCGGTCGATCAATTCGAGCTTGTCAAGCAACATCCTCTTTGGGGGAGTGAGGTGGCTCGCCAAGCGCGCATGTCCGAGACGATCATCAATATAATCCTCCATCACCACGAGCGTTATGATGGATCGGGATATCCCTCAGGCCTGCGGGAGGACCATATCCCGCTTGAGGCACGCATTGTGACCATTGCCGATGTCTTCGATGCCCTCAGCACCGACCGTCCCTACCGCAAGGCATACGAAGGGACATACATTCTAAGCATCATGCGGGAATTTACCGGTTCGTTCTTCGACCCCCGCCTTATGGAGGTTTTCATGCCGATAGCAGAGAAGGTGTGTGCGCTATGA
- a CDS encoding HD domain-containing phosphohydrolase translates to MSDTERSIQVLLVDDEENILKSLQRLLMEEEFELHTASSAEQGIATLKELDNVGLIISDQRMPGMNGSEFLQYCREAVPDAPRILLTGYSDISATIDAINKGGAYRYISKPWNDAELIQTIRDAVRQYALLMENRRLNEIVRQQNEELQEWNRNLKGRVLEQTTAIRQKNEELHVLLKRVKEDYDEIIAVFSGLVEMHGGKLRQHSRNVAELSVNAARELGISGNDLETIRIAALLHDIGEIGIPERILALDRDAMNADELKQYQQHPIRGQVAIDTIEGLRAAGLFIRHHHENLDGSGFPDRLAGDEIPLGARIIAFADHIDKASETCRGDIADQALIKSGFVVGTQLDPSLQKVFRKVAPYTYFSMGAEEKELVEVELDPKELKEGMFLSRDVSSASGILLLGRGVALDVTKLAAIRRNYELDAPPHGVFVMVSR, encoded by the coding sequence ATGAGTGATACCGAAAGAAGCATTCAGGTGCTCCTAGTTGACGACGAAGAAAACATCCTCAAATCATTGCAACGTCTTCTCATGGAAGAGGAGTTCGAGCTGCACACGGCCTCCTCGGCTGAACAGGGCATTGCCACCTTAAAGGAACTCGACAATGTGGGATTGATCATATCGGACCAACGCATGCCGGGCATGAACGGTTCGGAGTTCCTACAGTACTGTCGCGAGGCCGTTCCGGATGCCCCGCGGATTCTCCTGACCGGCTATTCGGATATTTCAGCCACCATTGATGCTATTAACAAAGGAGGGGCCTACCGGTATATTTCCAAGCCCTGGAACGATGCCGAACTGATTCAGACCATCCGCGATGCCGTCCGCCAATACGCCTTGCTCATGGAAAACCGCCGTTTGAACGAGATCGTCCGCCAACAGAACGAGGAATTGCAGGAGTGGAACCGGAATCTGAAGGGGCGAGTGCTGGAGCAGACCACCGCCATCCGCCAGAAGAACGAGGAACTGCACGTTCTTCTCAAGAGGGTGAAGGAAGATTACGATGAGATTATTGCTGTTTTTTCCGGGCTTGTGGAGATGCATGGCGGCAAGCTCAGGCAGCATTCCCGCAACGTGGCCGAACTTTCCGTTAATGCTGCCAGGGAACTGGGGATATCGGGTAATGATCTGGAAACCATCCGCATCGCTGCGCTGTTGCATGACATTGGCGAGATTGGGATACCGGAGCGTATCCTGGCCCTGGACCGCGATGCCATGAATGCTGACGAACTGAAACAGTATCAGCAGCACCCGATCCGCGGTCAGGTGGCCATTGACACCATAGAAGGGCTCCGAGCGGCCGGACTGTTCATCCGGCACCATCATGAAAATCTCGATGGCAGCGGATTTCCGGACCGGCTGGCCGGTGACGAGATCCCGCTGGGCGCCAGGATCATTGCTTTTGCCGATCATATCGATAAGGCCTCGGAAACATGCAGGGGAGACATCGCTGATCAAGCGCTGATCAAGTCGGGGTTTGTAGTGGGGACGCAACTGGACCCCTCATTGCAAAAAGTTTTCAGGAAAGTGGCCCCGTACACGTATTTTTCCATGGGCGCCGAGGAAAAGGAACTCGTGGAAGTGGAACTTGACCCCAAGGAATTGAAGGAAGGAATGTTTCTTTCCAGGGACGTCAGCAGCGCTTCGGGAATTCTTCTTCTCGGCAGAGGGGTCGCGCTCGACGTGACAAAACTTGCGGCCATCAGGCGAAATTATGAGCTTGACGCGCCGCCCCACGGAGTATTTGTAATGGTTAGTCGCTAA